From the genome of Glycine max cultivar Williams 82 chromosome 2, Glycine_max_v4.0, whole genome shotgun sequence, one region includes:
- the LOC106797200 gene encoding uncharacterized mitochondrial protein AtMg00810-like, translating to MVYVDDIVITGNDTTKITQLKEHLFSHFQTKYLGYLKYFLGIEVAQSRDGVVISQRKYALDILEETDIQNFRPVESPMDPNLKLMTDQSEVYPDPERYRRLVRKLIYLTITRPDISFAVGVVSQFMQNPHLDH from the coding sequence ATggtttatgttgatgacatagTGATTACAGGGAATGATACTACTAAGATCACCCAGCTAAAAGAGCACTTATTTAGTCATTTCCAGACCAAATATCTGGGATATTTGAAGTATTTCCTTGGTATTGAAGTGGCTCAATCAAGAGATGGTGTTGTGATCTCTCAAAGGAAGTATGCTCTTGATATTTTAGAAGAAACAGATATCCAGAATTTTAGACCTGTTGAAAGCCCTATGGATCCAAATCTGAAGCTCATGACAGATCAAAGTGAAGTTTATCCTGACCCCGAGAGATATAGGAGGCTTGTGAGAAAACTCATTTACCTCACCATTACTAGACCTGATATCTCCTTTGCTGTGGGAGTGGTTAGCCAATTTATGCAGAATCCTCATTTGGATCATTGA
- the LOC100792809 gene encoding small nuclear ribonucleoprotein SmD1a — MKLVRFLMKLNNETVSIELKNGTIVHGTITGVDISMNTHLKTVKLTLKGKNPVTLDHLSVRGNNIRYYILPDSLNLETLLVEETPKIKPKKPTAGKPLGRGRGRGRGRGRGRGGGR, encoded by the exons ATGAAGCTCGTCag GTTTTTAATGAAGTTGAACAATGAAACCGTGTCAATTGAGCTCAAGAATGGCACTATTGTTCATGGCACCATTAcag GTGTTGATATCAGTATGAACACACATTTGAAAACAGTTAAACTAACTCTGAAAGGGAAAAATCCAGTCACTCTAGATCATCTCAGTGTGAGGGGTAACAACATCCGTTACTATATTCTTCCTGACAGCTTGAATCTTGAGACCTTGCTGGTGGAAGAGACACCCAAGATCAAACCCAAGAAGCCAACTGCTG GCAAACCTTTGGGACGTGGACGAGGAAGGGGCCGTGGCCGTGGTCGTGGTCGTGGTGGTGGCCGTTGA
- the LOC100797942 gene encoding glutaredoxin-C5: MRQENIMHYHQVEPAAWSYYMRVHRSMEEDQMERVARLASQSAVVIFSVSSCCMCHAMKRLFCGMGVNPTVHELDQDPKGKDMERALMRLLGIGINSTSSAVPVVFIGGKLVGPMDRVLAFHISGTLVPLLKQAGALWL; the protein is encoded by the coding sequence ATGAGGCAAGAGAACATAATGCATTACCACCAAGTGGAGCCTGCTGCATGGAGCTACTACATGAGGGTTCATCGGAGCATGGAAGAGGACCAGATGGAGAGAGTTGCAAGGCTGGCCTCACAGAGTGCAGTAGTGATATTCAGTGTGAGTAGCTGTTGCATGTGCCATGCAATGAAGAGGCTCTTCTGTGGGATGGGGGTTAACCCTACGGTGCATGAGCTTGACCAAGACCCCAAAGGGAAAGATATGGAAAGAGCACTCATGAGGCTCCTTGGAATTGGAATCAACTCAACTTCTTCTGCTGTTCCTGTGGTCTTCATTGGAGGGAAACTTGTTGGCCCCATGGACAGGGTTTTGGCTTTCCACATCAGTGGCACCCTTGTTCCTCTTCTCAAACAAGCTGGTGCCTTGTGGCTTTGA
- the LOC102660216 gene encoding neurofilament medium polypeptide: protein MVEPGYHKAPSKVVSIPVHFVGLKCTGTEFATKIQRVLRDFLVRNTLRKIAAMRVELERVTSHFSGVTERIESEVRVKVMKLKREQRERMRLYETIMNLLLKLDFVKVLLHYSGLRECRKSLINKAIALQEFLDQVTILHFEEKEGECVGEENCLVEEEKSSGVETFKSGEGECVGEDNCLVKEEEDDGIETLRNGEVEKEKGRCMEEESIGLGTRLVEEEEGENRCEEQEEEDEEIEALNNEDVEEEDSEGGRGFVGEKYLVKEKDGEGKKRELLLEKMVEDNQKMMEMMVQLFQRNEMQTTLLASLKQRVEPLERALACDKSRCSSAPEYDAEVEQ, encoded by the exons ATGGTTGAGCCTGGCTACCACAAAGCACCCTCTAAGGTGGTTTCTATCCCTGTTCACTTCGTGGGTTTAAAGTGCACTGGAACCGAATTTGCCACAAAGATCCAGAGGGTGTTGAGAGATTTTCTGGTGAGGAACACCTTGAGGAAGATCGCTGCCATGAGGGTGGAGTTGGAgcgtgtaacatcccatttttc aggtgTCACAGAGCGGATTGAGAGCGAGGTTCGGGTGAAAGTGATGAAATTGAAGAGGGAACAAAGGGAGAGGATGAGGCTCTACGAGACCATCATGAACTTGCTTCTCAAGTTGGATTTTGTTAAGGTGTTGTTACACTACTCTGGCCTCAGAGAGTGCAGAAAGTCTCTCATCAACAAAGCTATTGCCCTTCAAGAATTTCTTGATCAAGTGACTATTCTCCATTTTGAAGAGAAGGAGGGTGAGTGTGTGGGAGAAGAGAATTGTTTGGTGGAGGAAGAGAAAAGTAGTGGAGTGGAAACTTTCAAGAGTGGGGAGGGTGAATGTGTTGGAGAAGATAATTGTTTGGttaaggaagaggaagatgatgGAATAGAAACTTTGAGGAATGGGGAGGTAGAAAAGGAGAAGGGTAGGTGCATGGAAGAAGAAAGTATTGGGTTGGGAACAAGATTGGTAGAGGAAGAGGAGGGTGAAAATAGATGTGAGGAgcaagaggaagaagatgaggaaATTGAAGCTTTGAATAATGAAGACGTGGAAGAGGAGGATAGTGAGGGAGGAAGGGGTTTTGTTGGGGAGAAATATTTGGTGAAAGAGAAGGatggagaaggaaagaagaggGAGTTGTTGTTGgagaagatggtggaggatAACCAgaagatgatggagatgatggtgcAACTCTTTCAGAGGAATGAGATGCAGACTACACTTCTTGCATCTCTCAAACAAAGGGTGGAGCCGCTTGAGAGAGCCTTGGCTTGTGACAA ATCTAGGTGCTCCAGTGCTCCTGAATATGACGCTGAGGTAGAGCAATAG
- the LOC100798466 gene encoding uncharacterized protein isoform X4: MPSFCSSILKKYPTKFVGCCLTNPADDGSGLKQFEDLVLKDGYRAVRFNPYLWPPREKMTNKVGKEIFQRAGELNVPVGFMCMKGLDLHISEIEQLCTEFPSTVVLLDHLGFCKPPMYI, from the exons ATGCCGAGTTTTTGCTCTAG CATTTTGAAGAAATACCCGACCAAATTTGTTGGTTGTTGTCTTACTAATCCAGCAGATGATGGAAGTGGGCTTAAGCAGTTTGAAGATCTTGTTTTGAAG GATGGTTATCGTGCTGTTCGATTCAACCCATATTTGTGGCCGCCCAGGGAAAAG ATGACAAATAAAGTTGGGAAGGAAATTTTCCAAAGGGCTGGAGAACTCAATGTGCCAGTGGGCTTCATGTGTATGAAG GGGCTTGATCTGCATATTTCTGAAATTGAGCAATTGTGCACAGAATTCCCATCAACAGTTGTATTGCTTGATCACTTGGGCTTTTGCAAACCACCAAT GTACATTTGA
- the LOC100798466 gene encoding uncharacterized protein isoform X3, translating to MSIRLLDSILKKYPTKFVGCCLTNPADDGSGLKQFEDLVLKDGYRAVRFNPYLWPPREKMTNKVGKEIFQRAGELNVPVGFMCMKGLDLHISEIEQLCTEFPSTVVLLDHLGFCKPPMYI from the exons ATGTCAATTCGTTTATTGGACAGCATTTTGAAGAAATACCCGACCAAATTTGTTGGTTGTTGTCTTACTAATCCAGCAGATGATGGAAGTGGGCTTAAGCAGTTTGAAGATCTTGTTTTGAAG GATGGTTATCGTGCTGTTCGATTCAACCCATATTTGTGGCCGCCCAGGGAAAAG ATGACAAATAAAGTTGGGAAGGAAATTTTCCAAAGGGCTGGAGAACTCAATGTGCCAGTGGGCTTCATGTGTATGAAG GGGCTTGATCTGCATATTTCTGAAATTGAGCAATTGTGCACAGAATTCCCATCAACAGTTGTATTGCTTGATCACTTGGGCTTTTGCAAACCACCAAT GTACATTTGA
- the LOC100798466 gene encoding uncharacterized protein isoform X2: MPSFCSSILKKYPTKFVGCCLTNPADDGSGLKQFEDLVLKDGYRAVRFNPYLWPPREKMTNKVGKEIFQRAGELNVPVGFMCMKGLDLHISEIEQLCTEFPSTVVLLDHLGFCKPPINDEDGLVFSQLLNLSRFPQEFDSFLMNKTSRKQSMHKSFINYIFAIPLILFLNQTADIKFTNL; encoded by the exons ATGCCGAGTTTTTGCTCTAG CATTTTGAAGAAATACCCGACCAAATTTGTTGGTTGTTGTCTTACTAATCCAGCAGATGATGGAAGTGGGCTTAAGCAGTTTGAAGATCTTGTTTTGAAG GATGGTTATCGTGCTGTTCGATTCAACCCATATTTGTGGCCGCCCAGGGAAAAG ATGACAAATAAAGTTGGGAAGGAAATTTTCCAAAGGGCTGGAGAACTCAATGTGCCAGTGGGCTTCATGTGTATGAAG GGGCTTGATCTGCATATTTCTGAAATTGAGCAATTGTGCACAGAATTCCCATCAACAGTTGTATTGCTTGATCACTTGGGCTTTTGCAAACCACCAAT AAATGATGAAGACGGTCTTGTCTTTTCTCAACTTTTAAATCTGTCTAGATTCCCACAAGAGTTTGATTCTTTCCTCATGAACAAAACTTCAAGGAAGCAAAGCATGCATAAAAGTttcattaattacatttttgctATACCGCTGATCCTTTTTTTAAATCAGACAGCAGacataaaattcacaaatttgtaA
- the LOC100798466 gene encoding uncharacterized protein isoform X1, which yields MSIRLLDSILKKYPTKFVGCCLTNPADDGSGLKQFEDLVLKDGYRAVRFNPYLWPPREKMTNKVGKEIFQRAGELNVPVGFMCMKGLDLHISEIEQLCTEFPSTVVLLDHLGFCKPPINDEDGLVFSQLLNLSRFPQEFDSFLMNKTSRKQSMHKSFINYIFAIPLILFLNQTADIKFTNL from the exons ATGTCAATTCGTTTATTGGACAGCATTTTGAAGAAATACCCGACCAAATTTGTTGGTTGTTGTCTTACTAATCCAGCAGATGATGGAAGTGGGCTTAAGCAGTTTGAAGATCTTGTTTTGAAG GATGGTTATCGTGCTGTTCGATTCAACCCATATTTGTGGCCGCCCAGGGAAAAG ATGACAAATAAAGTTGGGAAGGAAATTTTCCAAAGGGCTGGAGAACTCAATGTGCCAGTGGGCTTCATGTGTATGAAG GGGCTTGATCTGCATATTTCTGAAATTGAGCAATTGTGCACAGAATTCCCATCAACAGTTGTATTGCTTGATCACTTGGGCTTTTGCAAACCACCAAT AAATGATGAAGACGGTCTTGTCTTTTCTCAACTTTTAAATCTGTCTAGATTCCCACAAGAGTTTGATTCTTTCCTCATGAACAAAACTTCAAGGAAGCAAAGCATGCATAAAAGTttcattaattacatttttgctATACCGCTGATCCTTTTTTTAAATCAGACAGCAGacataaaattcacaaatttgtaA
- the LOC100798999 gene encoding ACT domain-containing protein ACR4 translates to MDCWYSPLPLHDEFEKLVIRMNPPRVAVDNISSRTDTVIKVDSANKRGSLLEVVQVLTDMNLSVRRAYISSDGEWFMDVFHVTDPNGKKFMQDDVADRIQQSLGPRASSFRSLRRSVGVQAEAEHTTIELTGRDRPGLLSEVFAVLADLKCNVVAAEVWTHNSRMASVVYITDEATGLSIDDPDRLAKIKQLLLYVLKGDIDKKSANTAVSVGSTHKDRRLHQLMYADRDYDVDDGDSGSTSDRNKLLVTVDDCIDKGYTVVNLRCPDRPKLLFDTVCTLTDMQYVVYHGTVIAEGPEAYQEYYIRHVDGSPISSEAERQRVIHCLEAAIRRRTSEGIKLELCGEDRVGLLSDVTRIFRENGLSVNRAEVTTRGTQAMNVFYVTDVSGNPVNSETIEAVRKEIGLTILHVKDDVCSKPPPQESGKFSLSNLFRSSSEKFLYNLGLMKSYS, encoded by the exons atggATTGTTGGTACTCTCCTCTCCCTCTCCATGATGAATTTGAGAAGCTTGTCATTCGAATGAACCCCCCCAG AGTTGCTGTGGATAACATTTCAAGCAGAACAGACACTGTGATAAAG GTTGATAGCGCGAACAAGCGTGGGAGCTTGTTGGAGGTGGTTCAGGTTCTTACTGATATGAATCTCAGTGTTAGAAGAGCTTATATTTCCTCTGATGGAGAATGGTTCATGGATG TTTTTCATGTCACGGATCCAAATGGGAAAAAGTTTATGCAAGATGATGTAGCTGACCGCATTCAACAG TCACTGGGTCCAAGAGCCTCTAGTTTTCGATCCTTGAGAAGGTCTGTTGGGGTTCAAGCTGAAGCAGAACATACAACCATTGAATTAACTGGAAGAGACAGGCCAGGATTGCTCTCGGAAGTGTTTGCTGTTCTTGCAGacctcaaatgcaatgtggtagcAGCAGAAGTCTGGACCCACAATTCAAGAATGGCATCTGTTGTTTACATCACAGATGAGGCGACGGGATTGTCCATCGACGATCCGGATCGCCTTGCCAAGATTAAGCAGCTTCTACTGTATGTGCTGAAAGGAGACATAGATAAGAAGAGCGCCAACACTGCTGTTTCTGTTGGTTCTACTCACAAGGATAGGAGGCTGCATCAATTGATGTACGCTGACCGCGATTATGACGTAGATGATGGGGATTCTGGGTCAACAAGTGACAGGAATAAGCTCCTTGTAACTGTTGATGATTGCATAGATAAGGGATACACTGTTGTGAACTTGAGGTGTCCAGACAGACCAAAGTTACTGTTTGATACCGTGTGTACACTCACAGATATGCAGTATGTTGTGTACCATGGAACTGTCATTGCTGAAGGACCAGAGGCATATCAG GAATATTATATAAGGCATGTGGATGGAAGTCCTATCAGTTCTGAAGCAGAAAGGCAAAGAGTGATTCATTGTTTGGAGGCTGCTATTAGGAGACGAACTTCTGAG GGCATAAAGCTAGAACTATGTGGGGAAGACAGGGTTGGCCTTCTGTCTGATGTAACTCGCATCTTTAGAGAAAATGGTCTTTCAGTCAACCGTGCTGAAGTTACAACCAGGGGCACCCAAGCCATGAATGTTTTCTATGTGACTGATGTATCTGGAAATCCAGTTAATAGTGAAACAATTGAAGCAGTTCGAAAAGAGATTGGCTTGACTATACTGCATGTAAAAGATGATGTCTGCTCAAAACCTCCACcccaagagagtggaaaattcTCTTTGTCTAATCTCTTTCGGTCAAGCTCTGAGAAATTTCTCTACAACTTGGGCCTGATGAAGTCTTATTCTTGA